One Serratia fonticola genomic window carries:
- a CDS encoding antirestriction protein has product MTTTTATISQTEQVTRIEITHPRQRQVFVPRLFSTPFGEQLVQSFLDRHSNYDGGMWQFWEVPRGISGHVGPYTDIITTRPTGYMTPPEGTYQLSIPGSYFDEEVSADAAGIIATLFVLNQLCWKTYEMGAEYAQTCQNLADRQDALKDYVSIIGHPERSKIFRAID; this is encoded by the coding sequence ATGACCACGACCACAGCGACCATTTCCCAGACTGAGCAGGTAACTCGTATTGAAATCACCCACCCACGCCAGCGCCAGGTGTTCGTGCCGCGCCTGTTCTCGACGCCGTTTGGCGAGCAACTGGTGCAGTCATTTCTGGACAGACACAGCAACTACGACGGCGGCATGTGGCAATTCTGGGAAGTGCCGCGCGGGATTAGCGGCCACGTTGGCCCATATACAGACATCATCACTACCCGCCCGACCGGGTATATGACCCCGCCCGAGGGAACCTACCAGCTGAGCATTCCAGGTAGTTATTTTGATGAAGAAGTCTCCGCAGACGCTGCCGGGATCATTGCCACGCTGTTCGTACTTAACCAGTTGTGCTGGAAGACTTACGAGATGGGGGCGGAATACGCGCAGACCTGTCAGAACCTGGCTGACCGCCAGGATGCCCTGAAAGACTACGTGAGCATTATTGGGCATCCGGAACGCAGCAAAATTTTCCGCGCCATTGACTGA